The sequence atggtatgtcgattAAATGAACATGTTGATTGTTAGGTTGtattgtcgactgaatgtcgactgtatgtcgacagtatgtcgatatattgtgtaattgttatttgtttgaattgtcgacataatgtcgagggtatgtcgacataatgtcgacatgTTTGTGTTGAAATTTTTGTGTGCTTACTGTTAGATAATGTCGACTGaatatcgacatgatgtcgatgttatgtcgacaattttaaatttttttagcagctttatttatttgtttttttgttttttcagatggctcccagactcattattccagcacccgagcatttcactggccgcgtcacatataggggcactggaatttttgcaaaaattaaagCTCGGTTTGAGGAGTTCAACCTTAATAACACGGCGAAGGAAAGCCGTTTCGGGAGCTTCTGGAATGCCGTACCACTGACATTCTCCTTGGTGTTATTTCACCAGCTgatgctccacaaaatgaaagtggatgctcaggaggagttgaggatgaggttttatgttggtcggaaggaggtccgattcggggtgctggagtttgcactcattacgggtttggacttctcctcggggccaacagaagaggagaaggctgcGCAGGTCGCGCGCTCGGGGTCGAGccgattgatcaacaaatatttcaaccgGTCGATAGTGTGAAGACGAAGCACTCCAACTTCGGTTCCTGGCGCCAGAAcccggaagacttgtacaagctcggcttgtgcttgtttgtggagtcagtGCTTCTGGGCCGCGAGGCCAACGCGCTGATCACGCCTCACATCATTAGATATGTGGAAgacctcgagttcttcttccggattccttgggggaagcactcattcgccagactcatgcactcgcttcagaaagacatgttgaaacagaaggccaactacgagaagaagctgagttcggatgttcagcacgagtgcaaatacacagcatatggcttcgcacctgcagtccaatattgggcgtacgaggccattttggaggttggcaagaggtatggcacgaaccacgggattcggttccccaggatgcttagctggacgagcaaaggcgatattgggaagaaagacgtcagcgcattattttctagacgggtatgattttcacttatgttctgaataattatttaacataaatgcttgtaataaatgctaaatggttttattttgatatttgttaaaccataaacagaatctggaagtggtgaaggggctacttccacggacagaggaggaggcatttgtgaggacaatatcttacgatggtgtggagAACCTGGTTGATGATGTTGTGGATGACACAGAGGCTGAGGCAGGTAGTCAGGTACCAGAGACTCAGGTCCCAGACACTCAGGAAAGAGACACTCAGGTACCAATTTCTGGaacttttttttatgtctttattttttttgattttttttatatagtggaGGGTATATcgtatgcttaccgtatttttttgatatatattttttcaggccactgcttcagaacctcagcccagtgcaccatctgcatcaggcgttcggggtgccgagtacactgatttagtggctcggttggataggatcgagggtgacactcagggtctgtatcttgctcatgtcgagctgaagaaggcatacgagaccagccatgtagagctgaagggtggtcagaacgtaattatggagcagctcagagacatattggccatgttgaatcgtccgccaacgacagcttcagcaccggaggccccagcagatccatctaccccaccaccagctgcttcacccccagtagaagaggatgaggtcttccccgacgattacgatccttatgagggagctccagcgactccgatcgaggcacaacctcttatccatgtacatgacaccgagtcgcagggtgagattctgtccatagaggcacaacctgcagtggttaagagtcggaagaggaagagaaagcctcctgtatggttcggtgactatacggagatgaagaggagacataggccatcttcgacttttgatcccctggagccaccggacgagaaattgttaaccactttccgaaagtggtgtgttggactcattctgaaccaccgacttcgggatttgagaagtggtgattacggtccaggattcttttggataatgctcacaccaaaggaatggcttacagatgacgtaagtaaagtattttataatattacttcactttacaactttatgtgcaattaatatatttttttgtgtaaCTGACATTTCCGTTTATATGCAGCATATAGATGCAGCAATGCATATGCTGAGGAGGCGACGCACCGACTATCCACTGACATTTCCTCAGAAGGGTATCATTCTCTCCACATTCGTGACCGTCATGATCAGCAGTGCATGGACGAGCCACAAGGGTCCGAGGAAAAACTTTAAATGGGAGGAATATATCCTGGACTACTGCACAGGGTTtcataaggtattgttttagtaagattttaaatgttaattgtttgggaagattattatggtttgttaattgtttcgttgttctctgtaattacagtcccaagtctttgagagatggaggggtaacgagtttatttacttcgttctgCACCTTCCCACGGCAAGACACTGGGTCACAGTTGAAGTGGACATAGAgctgtggaaaattaatgtctCTACGGCTTTGTGATTCCAGCGTCTGTCATTGGACCGCCATGGAACCCATCTTGAAGGTTTGGTCAGAACTGCTGCCCTCGCTAATCCTTGCAACCGGGGAATTTCCACATAACAACCAGATCATGGCGTTAGCTAACGGTGACATCACGGTGCTTCCAAAAATGCACGCGAGTCGAGCCACTCACGACTTAGTTCCGAAGTCAGCAACCAGGTACATAGCGAAaaaaaagtactatagtattaaaatatgttttacgttagactgactttacattttattttgcatttagtggtgattgtggcgtgtattgcattgagtatgtggagcatctcatgatgcaGCGTGGATTGACCGATGTGACGCCAGACCGGATAGCCATGTTTCGTCAACGGTGGTGTgtcgatttattttaccaaaatgtcggctgattatatttttaattattgggacattgtatattttgtgtaattaacattacagttatgtatatatagattttcttttcgttcaaattttgataattatacgtggtttcaaatataaaatatcaacattattcaacaaaaataactattaaacctaaaaataattaaaatatttgaaaaatattcaacctcaacaaaaataactatgacaaaatatgcgtcattacaatatatcaaatttcccaacgCGCACGTACAAGACGCCTCAGATGCgggctttgcatgttgctctGTTGTGGCCTGAAGCACCACAGCGGCTGCAGTTTCGTGGTACAGAACCTTTTTTATCACCAGACGGGAAACGGTTCTCCCGTCTTCTTCCAGCGTTGctttttcttggacgacctacaggcttcttttccacaggtaccccaactttcatattcttgatgtgttctgggagaacccaatcatcctcgtcaccagcgAGATTGACGGTATCATCGTAAATCTTCCTCcacgtttcttttgaataataaggtgagcaaagcgtgtacacacttgtgttcgttttcaatgccgcggcacatgcatgaaggcaagggagtttcaataacgtgaacacgccgcaggtgcatgttttttcaactagattcacatcaccacctctttcaccgttaggtcccctaccaacgttatacaaattggctccatttcgttggacgcgcctgtaccttgcattttcatgaatttttgccaagtttttttcgaagagcgtggccaaaggggtggcacatttgtcagcattttcgaggcgatcagcgaaccacgattggagtgtgaacctgataaattcaaccaaagtagttattggatatttctTGAACTCTTCGTGACACTATTGAAGCTTTCAGCAGCGTTGctcgtcatgatgttgtatctatcgcccaaacaataagggtgagcccacttctcaaaccctatactctccacatatgcagcgatggccggattcatctttctaagcttctcgaactctctatcgcattcagtcttcgaccatgcgtaagcaacattatatatttggttgtgaaaagcatcagtcttgaatttggcgttcacgttcataacaatgtggtgGTAGCATGCACGGTGGGCGGCCGGGAAAAACGAGTTCAACAGcatgatcaatgctttgatgcctatctgacacaaacactaagttctcaaccaTGCCAATTGCTACCCTTAACTTCTGTAAGAAATACGTCCAGGAGTCGTTATTCTCAACGTcaacgataccataagcaacggcaacaattggttgttcgcatcgtatgccacggcaactaacattataccgccgtacttcgtcttcgaaggtgccatcgatactcaaaacgggacgacaaaaagaaaagccccttctacatgcaccgagtgatataaaacGGTACTTGAACCGCTCATCCTCTAAGTACAAGTCGGTAATGGTACTGGATTCTTCGTTCCGGCATGTACAAGTACCCGggaagcttcatgtatgaaaactcgggcgtacccctagcatacgtaagtcccatctccatgcacctccacgccttcacataactcatgcgataccgtagttgtcaaacatgtccctctgtatgtctttagccttgtacttagttccgtcttgggtgtacttccccttaataaggtggccaactacccatggtgctgcttgacggtgatatgaacgtctcgcattcaagttacatgtgtgttcattgtgaaatacagtgacctcaaagttgtcgaatgcatcttcttcctccccctcaatctccatttacaatgcggagccttgcatgtaacgtacaacacatcaggggatgacttcttcaccatccactcgAAATTGTTATTAAGGGCACACCTACCCACAACTTGTCtcagttcttccttgttttcataaaaattaccaagctctTATCACCCTtgcttccttactttgtaaacaagtagttagctcatgattttccattatatcttcctttgtccacatgggagctttgaacttggtacaaacttcgaaagaggagaacgttgagaaCGTTGCATGACGAGCATGTTCTTCAGTTCTGCCTGGTCGACTGCTGCTAGTTCCAGGTGTAGTGCGATTTTCACTACGAGGTTGTCGTTCTCGCTGTGTACCTTGGTTactcggtacacactctaacctcaacaaTGGTCCCGCTACGGGTTCATCGACTGCTAAATCATGGtcatcgtccatattcaaatctacaataggatcattattgtagaagggtgtatcgaactcttcaaactgatgaaatcctgtcgcttcttgttcttgccctacattggtcggaacatcaaaattggtcggaacctctaaattggccggaacctcctcattcacaccaatcccaacatctgtttcgggaacgcaagaccctaccacactccgagggagaggattagtaggcggcgtaggctccgaattcccaacttttatcaccttggtcacgaataatggcataaactctgtatttgacattgttgccctcatctctaaaaacgttctcagttggcgttctctcttaataacctctggcgcaaccatttttcccttcatgtacaaggaacaaatctccaactttaaatcatacgctaccggatcaacttccaactcttcatataaaatttgtcgcAGTTCTTGTAGGGTTGTCTCGGTTGTAACTGTCAACGTCAAAACATTTCTTTATTTGCTTTgtagatccaattataattctcacataaccaaacaccatcgtacgatacaacaaggaacactttgtctcctgcaattgcaaaccaaaaaaacaaggtgagtaaaggaaaaaacaccaaaaaaaaataaacatcgacatcccatcgatatcaatagACATAATGTCGAGAAGCACAACACCAGAAATTAGGGCACTGATTGtcgacattgtgtcgacataatatcgacatacaatcgacaacaacaacaaccatgcTCGTCATCGACATACtatcgacataccatcgacattATATCGATAATAAAAACGGTTGCACAttaaatgttaataaattttacatacgttcccaacaacccttcccaactgaaacgttgcatgtcagacacgtgtcctatcgacaacatatcgacatGAAGTCGACATGTCGTCGACAAATGTGTTAGCAGTGACACTAAATTGGCATGTTGTCGATAAGATGtcgacatagtatcgacatTCTGTCGATAAATACGCCATTTCATGCGTTTTTCCCTGTCTGATTACGCATTTAATGACCATTAAATTTTCATACATTCCCAACATTTttactgctctataaaagcaaagggaaatcttattcataagtgctcttgtATTCTACCTAtctcttactcttaaaaatttTCTCTTATTCTCTTAAGTTTGAAATATGGCCCCAAGAAAGAACGGCAAATTCCCCATCCTAACTCCTGaggagctgaagcaggaggAGGATGTTGGCATAGTTACTCCTGCAATGCAGAAAGTTTTGGACGCCGCTCGAGCTTTCGAAAGAGAGCGAAACGGTAACGAGTTCAGGTTCATGCAACTTGAAAGAGAATTTGCAAAAACTGGTGaatggccggctccaccacctgggttccccgaaggatgccgtcgttgcaaACTGGGCATCTTCAACGGTAAACCGGTGAAGCCTGGAATattatgcaagtattgcaaggctcacccacaagccaaagaatttaaaaaaaaataatttcttatgttatggtttgtgggttttatttaatgtttttttttttaatttttatgaacttttattttctgtttttttttatgttttttttttgttatttttaatgaagtttattttctgtcaatgttatgttatgttttatCTACGGTATTTTTCCATtgcatcgatattttgtcgacatcatgtcgacaaaatatcgacatcttctcaaaaacaacaaaaaatgcttgttgtcgacattctgtcgacaaacatgtcgacaaaatgtcgacaaatAGTTAATCCCAAAGTTGGTTGcatgatgtcgacaacatgtcgacataacgtcgacataacgtcgataaTGGTCGTCACTGACCTCTCCTTTATAATCATCGACAAACCATCGACATATCATCGATAACACTGGAAAACCCAGAAATCGACTGAAAACCAGATCTGCCagatctcaacaatttcagaccaaaaaacagcagttccaacaataaacacacgtataacaattttaaactacataaagtcaaacaaaatgcttaaaatgcaacttacccattataatggtgtaagattcttgagtgatgttgtattgtgcttcggttttccaccaacacccaccgaGAAAACAACCATGCAACATCAAATAATTACGTGTGGGACGGATTTCAGCTtcggtttttcataaatttttcaattttttcctagagagagagagagtggtgcacgagagagagagggaagagggaagagagagagagagaaatacactttcagattttagctttttttttttttaaaaaaaaaaagggtaaaatgggaagttcatgtaattaatggactaaatttgtacaaattataaaggggtataaattttaatataggttgtattattagggtcaaaaattgaaatttccctTAGGAATTACCACGTGGCAATTTACTTAAAAATTAACAGTCAGGTACTTATAAAAGTTCCagaattataacttaggtattattactgctaaaaattaaacttagatatttatttataattaagaattaaacttaagtatttatgccgcaaattactctataaTTAATAACATTCTATATAGGGGGTGTTTGGAATGGGTTAATGCTAACAAGGGAAAGGTAATGTGAAATATTACCTTGTTTGTTTTGAGTCTTTAGCTTTGGAATGTTATTTCCTTAGTATTATAACTACCCTTGAAGAGGGTAATGTTGATACTTTAAAAAAGGGTAGGATTGAATCATTACCttctattatattaatttgaatagaatttttgagttaattaataaatttaaataccaataatattatcatttattataaataaaatattacagtATATATTAAGTTTGTGAGATCGGTTTTTTTTAActgagttatttttatattattagcaataatatatgtatattcattatacataaattttatgcGGATAGTGTACACATAAATGACAtagcaaacaaaaataaataatatagtgataaaatatattaaaatattcattttaattaataaaaaatacaataaaatttaataggggctttttcatttttacatttcaaaacagttttttttcgattattttgcatttttatgaaattctacatagaaatttctattgcaactaacgctgcaacctaaattgtaataaaaaatcgtataaaacccatattgcaactagcgctgcaaccactctagaaacccaaaccgtaaatttgaaaaaaaaaaagttaaaaaaacagtatatgagataattctccaatttaatatttactaattaataaataaatttctttaataaataattattttatttttatatataattaacattaaataaatatatataaaaaatatttttattttaattttttaaaataatatataagattccTGTACTCAACCAAACACTTTAATTTGATTAACAGGAATATGATTACATATTATCCTACACAACCAAACACAGTTTACACATTTCCCtataatcatattctccttcataatattccctataatcaaattattttgaacaccTCGTACCAAACGCCCCCATAATGTAATTAAGTTCCGTACAGTGAGAGATCGAACTATATGACAATGAAATTACATATCGTAAATATTatctacaaaaattaattactttatGATAAGTTTATATATtgctttaaaaataagatacttccatattttaattaattttatgccaaattataatatatgttgcTTAACACAATGATCTACCGTCACCCCTCACAAgtgaaattaatattattaattcagATAATcctaatattaatataaatatatattttataaacattaattttaCAAGTGTAAAAGCAATAACTCTTATTTTGTAATATGTAGTGAAAAGAGAGGGAATTgcgtaattaattaattaatattgcaAAACCAACTCTCACTGTACGTAGCGATGAATATGATGATGTTTATAATGATTTTATTAGTAAAAATGTAGTCATAAATTAAGCTAATGATAAAAAATAAACCTCAGCacaatatattatgtatattatatgcTTCTTACACTCACAAATAACAGAAATGAAACAATAATttctttattattgtaaaagaaTATATACAGAGGAAGAGGAAGTAATCCTCTTTATATAGTCATGTCTAAGTGGTAGGAGTTAGTTGGAACTAGCTAATTGAATTACCTAACTAACTGAATATATTTTTTGTCTGATACTCCCTtcaatatgatatataaatgtTTTTTACATTCATTTTGGATAATAAATTGTTGAACTGAGAGGGATGCAGATGTTTGGTGAGCAAGTCGGCAATGTTGAGTTTTGTATAGACATAGAGCAGTTTGAGTGTCCCAACTTGGAGCTTGGAGCTTGGAGCGAACTATGTGACAATCGATTTCTACGTGCTTGGTGCGTTCGTGGAATACAGGATTCTCAGATATGTGGATAGCCGCAGCATTGTTACAGTAGAGATTTGCATGAAGACGATGAGTGATGGGGAAGTCTTGGAGGAGAGCCGTGATCCAAGTGACCTCGCATGTGGCATTGGCCATTGCGCGATATTTGGCTTCTGCAGAGGAACGAGAGACAATTGCTTGTTTCTTTAATTTCCATGATATGAGAGAATCACCTAAGAAGACGTTGTAGCCCGTGATTGATCTTCGAGTGTCGGGGCAGGTGCCCCAGTCCGCATTAGAGAACACTTTAAGGGAGATGCTGTGATCAGGGATATCAGATGCAGTATAGGCAGTGAGGTGGGGAGGGGTGTTGGAGTAGAAGAATAATCCTTGGCCTGGTGTGCCTTTGATGTATTGGAGCACACTGTGTGCAGCATGAAGATGGGGAAGTCGAGGTGTAGTCATGAATTGACTAAGTTTGTTTACTACAAAGGTTATATCAGGCCGAGTGATTGTTAGGTAGATGAGTTTGCCTATTAAACTTCGATAAGAAGTGGGGTTTGGAAGAATTTCACCCAAATCACTGCTGAGTTTATTGTTAGGCTCCATTGGAGTGGAGGCAGGTTTAGTACCCAAAAAACTGGTATCTTGCAAGAGTTGTAGGGCGAAGGGTCGTTGAGACACTAAGATACCAGTTTGAGATCTTACAATTTCAAGACCAAGGAAAAATTTAAGGGGGCCGAGGTCTTTGAGTTTGAAGATGGAATTTAGGTGTTGTTTAAACGCAGTGACAGCTGCATCATTGTTGGTGGCAATGACTATGTCATCAACGTAAATTAAGACtgcaaaaaaatattatttttatttttaatgaacaAGGAATGGTCCGAGCGGGACTATTTGAAGCCAGGTGCAATAAGAGTGGAACTAATTTTGACAAACCATTTGCGAGAGGCTTGCTTGAGGCCATATAGACTTTTGTTAAGCTTGCAAACGGTATTAGGAGGGATTGGCTCTTTTGGTTTGTACCCTTGGGGTAGGGACATGTAAACGTCCTTATGCAAATTGCCATGGAAAAAGGTGTTATTGATATCAAGTGTATGGAGAGACCAATTTTTTATTGCTGCCAAggctaataatatttttaatgtgTTAAACTTGGCCACGAAAGCAAATGTGTCGAGATAATCGACACCTAGTTTTTGGGAGTATCCTTTTGCAACAAGGCATGCTTTGCATCGTATGACAGCCCCATATTTGTATTTGTAAACTCATTTATTGCATATAACATGTTGGCCAAGGGTAGGGGACAACAATCCAAGTGTTTTGTTGTTCGAGAGCAGTTAGCTCATTGTCCATGGCATCAAGCCATTTTTTTTATGCAGAAGCTTATTTATAGCAGGTTGACTCAGGGAGAATGTGAGCAACCAAAATGGCAGCCCGAAAAGCATCAGTTAATCTATCATAAGATAGAAACTAGTTTATGGAGTGATTTGTGGAGCATGTGTAGCTGTCCAAGTAATTGGGTTTGGTTATTTTTTGTCCAAACTTGGAGAGTGTTTGCTCAGTTGAAGCTGGAAAGTCAGGTGGAGTTTCATTGTTGCTGGTGGAAGAACCAGGAATGTGTTCGACATTGGTGGGGGGTCATTATTATGGGGGGTAGTAGGTGTCTTGGATGGGGGGTGGGGGATGTTGTGGATGGGGGATTGGTAGTAGTGGCATAGGGACAAGGTGATGGTATTTTGGGAAGTAGAGAATCCACATATGGATTTTGTATGTTGTTGCTAGTTTTTAAGGGGAAGATGGTCTCATGAAACACGACATCTCAGGAATGAAAAATTTTGTTTGTTTGGATATCTAAGAGGTTGTAAGCCTTCATGCCATTTGGATAGCCCAAGAAGACACAAAGGGAAGCTCGAGGAGAGA is a genomic window of Cannabis sativa cultivar Pink pepper isolate KNU-18-1 chromosome 9, ASM2916894v1, whole genome shotgun sequence containing:
- the LOC133030870 gene encoding uncharacterized protein LOC133030870, with product MHSLQKDMLKQKANYEKKLSSDVQHECKYTAYGFAPAVQYWAYEAILEVGKRYGTNHGIRFPRMLSWTSKGDIGKKDVSALFSRRNLEVVKGLLPRTEEEAFVRTISYDGVENLVDDVVDDTEAEAGSQVPETQVPDTQERDTQVPISGTFFYVFIFFDFFYIVEGISYAYRIFLIYIFSGHCFRTSAQCTICIRRSGCRVH
- the LOC133031178 gene encoding uncharacterized protein LOC133031178, whose protein sequence is MEQLRDILAMLNRPPTTASAPEAPADPSTPPPAASPPVEEDEVFPDDYDPYEGAPATPIEAQPLIHVHDTESQGEILSIEAQPAVVKSRKRKRKPPVWFGDYTEMKRRHRPSSTFDPLEPPDEKLLTTFRKWCVGLILNHRLRDLRSGDYGPGFFWIMLTPKEWLTDDHIDAAMHMLRRRRTDYPLTFPQKGIILSTFVTVMISSAWTSHKGPRKNFKWEEYILDYCTGFHKSQVFERWRGNEFIYFVLHLPTARHWVTVEVDIELWKINVSTAL
- the LOC133030871 gene encoding uncharacterized protein LOC133030871, whose translation is MEPILKVWSELLPSLILATGEFPHNNQIMALANGDITVLPKMHASRATHDLVPKSATSGDCGVYCIEYVEHLMMQRGLTDVTPDRIAMFRQRWCVDLFYQNVG
- the LOC133031179 gene encoding uncharacterized mitochondrial protein AtMg00810-like; translation: MAICIRTFTCPYPKGTNQKSQSLLIPFASLTKVYMASSKPLANVLIYVDDIVIATNNDAAVTAFKQHLNSIFKLKDLGPLKFFLGLEIVRSQTGILVSQRPFALQLLQDTSFLGTKPASTPMEPNNKLSSDLGEILPNPTSYRSLIGKLIYLTITRPDITFVVNKLSQFMTTPRLPHLHAAHSVLQYIKGTPGQGLFFYSNTPPHLTAYTASDIPDHSISLKVFSNADWGTCPDTRRSITGYNVFLGDSLISWKLKKQAIVSRSSAEAKYRAMANATCEVTWITALLQDFPITHRLHANLYCNNAAAIHISENPVFHERTKHVEIDCHIVRSKLQAPSWDTQTALCLYKTQHCRLAHQTSASLSVQQFIIQNECKKHLYIILKGVSDKKYIQLVR